The sequence ATCGCAAAATCGTCCATCATGCGTGATGTAAAAAAGATTCCTTCTCCCGTGTGCTTGTCTGGGTCGGTTGTTAGCTTACCTTTCGCCAGTTCCAATACAGCGTGACGTTCATCCTCAAGATGACACTCTTCCTTTATTTTCCGAAAAATTCCAATGCCGTCGTCGTGCACAGAAACTCTTGTGGTGAGTGGATTCATTTTGATGAAAGCTGTCAAAACATGGCCAGCTGAGTGGTCGATCGCATTATTAACCATCTCCGTGAATCCATAATGCCAGATATCTAGAACGTTCTTTGGCAAGTCCTTCAAGACCGGCGCGACTTCGTTGCGCCAAACCTGGTCTTCCTCGAGGTCTCTCAAAGGTACGGTGAAATTCTTGTCACGGAGCACCTTGAGTGAGTACTTACGCTGCCGAGTTTTCCCCTCGGCGGTGATGTACCCTCCTGCCAAAAGCTCCTGAATGTACCTGTGTACTGCTTGTCTGGATATTCCGAACCGTTTGCTGACAACGTTGACAACGTCGCGAGGATGGTCCGGGATACTCTCGATAATGAAATCCTTGATCTCTTGTCCGTGTTTGCTGGGCTTTCGCATTAGCAACGTACCTCGCTCAAGCCTTGCTACCTTTGTGAATATAATGAACCCATATTGTCAACATTTATCATCAGCATTGTAAATATTATTACGGTCGTTTGTCAATATCAGCGATTATAACTCAACTGTTTCAGCTAGTTATACATGAATACGTCGCCGGATCGTCAATCCGGGCAGGATGTTGACCCGTACCGGGGATTGGCGGGAGTTCTTCCTTTGTAAACGTGATGAACCCACATTGTCAACATTTACCAGCAGTATTGTAAACATTGTTTCTGCCATTTTTCAACCGACGAGGTGAGGCAAGGATAGCTTAGACGCAATGGTTTCAATCAGTTACGTATGTATGGGGTATAGGCTATTGGACTGGAAAGGGACTCCCGCGGCAGATGACCGGAGGGATAGGACTGCCAAGTTGGAGGCAAGAAAAACTTTCGACCCCTTTTTCCGACCCTACAAAAAATAAATCTATCCCTAATGTCTTCGAATGAAATCAATCGACTCCGACCCCGTTGATTCCGTGACCCCGTTGATTCCGTGGCCCGCGACTACTCGGCCAGGGTCAGCCGGCGCAAGGTATCACATTTCCGACAAAAGCAGCTTCTAGCCAACTCTGGTCGCCGGTTCGCGGGCGGCCTGACTGCGTAATCCAGCGGGCGTGATCTCACCGTCGGCTGTGGCGAGCACCGTGATTTCCTCGTTCTCACTGTCACTCGCGCCGAAGCCAAACGGAACGAACTTGCCCCACGACTTCTCCTGATAAATCTGGTCACCGTATTCCGGCTGTTGGCCGCAGGCCCAGCCGTAGGCATACCAGAACAACTTTTCCGAAGGTTGCATAATCTCCGCGCTCACGGTCCCCCAGGGCAGGTTCTCGTGCGGATAGGTCTCCTGATGCCGTGTTCCATGATTGCAGATCGAATACCCCCAGGCTTCCAGAAGAGGGTTGTCCATCGGATCACGCTCTCGATTGGCATGGTCCGAGAGGATCCGCGCGAGGGAAGCGACGTCCAATTTGCCCCGGAGCTCCTGCGCCAATTGTTCTCCTCGTTCTCTGCGTGCCAGGTTGTTGTTCTGCGTGTTCTCGATGACGGCGTTCGGGGCGTTGTAGTGGACAAGTTTCTGCGAGAGATAGCAGTTCACGGCAAAGACCACGCCGGGACTCTGTTGGGAGTAGTGGTGGTTAACGTTGACACCGAAAGCGCCGGCTTCCAGATGGGCGAGGTCGCCTTTCGCATCGGCAAGCAATACCGAAAACGGCGGCGTGCATGCGCCGGCGGATCGGAACAGGTCGATGGCGTCAAGGACCGTCTCGCAGTTCGTCATCATCTTCCGCGAGAGATCCGCGAAAGACGTCGCATTGGGAGTTCTTTCCGCAGTCTCTTTCTCGAAGATCAAGGCACAGGTGAAGGCGAGCCCGCTCTCGTTGAGGCCTCTGGTCGTTTCGCCCGGATCGGAAAAGTAACCTCTTTCGATCAATGAATGCTCCGTGGTCGAGACCAACTCCGTGCCAATGTGTGCCTGCGACCCGGCAGGCTTCACGGCCCGCAAGAACGTCCGGACGTCGTAAGGATCATCACTCACACTTCCAATTAGCGCGTCGCCATTTGCGCTGAAGCCCGGACCCGTAACACCAATCAGAAAACAGCCCATCGACGCGTGTGTCAT comes from Candidatus Methylomirabilota bacterium and encodes:
- a CDS encoding DUF4325 domain-containing protein encodes the protein MRKPSKHGQEIKDFIIESIPDHPRDVVNVVSKRFGISRQAVHRYIQELLAGGYITAEGKTRQRKYSLKVLRDKNFTVPLRDLEEDQVWRNEVAPVLKDLPKNVLDIWHYGFTEMVNNAIDHSAGHVLTAFIKMNPLTTRVSVHDDGIGIFRKIKEECHLEDERHAVLELAKGKLTTDPDKHTGEGIFFTSRMMDDFAILSGDVYYSHEYGEEEDWILERDRPDTGTAVFMDLANNSERTDREVFNRFASDEEDYAFTKTVVPVRLARHGAEKLLSRSQAKRLLARVDRFRTVILDFKDVDSIGRAFSDEIFRVFEENNPGILLMTTNTVPEVDKMIAIARGNREEGAVTTVANQEEKNE
- a CDS encoding carcinine hydrolase/isopenicillin-N N-acyltransferase family protein — encoded protein: MNEQAPNRNFENIADKPRCAFLFGKSTGSESIDFLRGGEMTHASMGCFLIGVTGPGFSANGDALIGSVSDDPYDVRTFLRAVKPAGSQAHIGTELVSTTEHSLIERGYFSDPGETTRGLNESGLAFTCALIFEKETAERTPNATSFADLSRKMMTNCETVLDAIDLFRSAGACTPPFSVLLADAKGDLAHLEAGAFGVNVNHHYSQQSPGVVFAVNCYLSQKLVHYNAPNAVIENTQNNNLARRERGEQLAQELRGKLDVASLARILSDHANRERDPMDNPLLEAWGYSICNHGTRHQETYPHENLPWGTVSAEIMQPSEKLFWYAYGWACGQQPEYGDQIYQEKSWGKFVPFGFGASDSENEEITVLATADGEITPAGLRSQAAREPATRVG